CTTCATTTAAACGAAATCAATCTGAATCATTGCACTTGCTACCATAAAAAAACACACCCTAAAACTAGGGTGCGGAATGTATTTTCTAAGTATATGCAGTTCGTTGTTCTATTAAAATACTTTTATAATTTTAGTTATTTAAAATGGGTATATCTCCAAGGAGTTTCTTCAAGTTAATGGAGTCCCACGGCAAATGCTCTGTTATACCTAATCCAACGACATCTGTCGCTTCAGATAATTCTTTAAGCAAACTCACTAGTTGAGGCATTTGCATGGTTCCCTTAGGAGATAAATTAAAGGGTTCTTCAGGGTTAGCGAATAATAGAGAACGAAATGCCTGTGGATCAAGTACGTCTAAATCAAGGTGAATAGCTAGGTGCTTAATGCCGCTTTCTTTGATCCATTCTTTTATAGATTCAGTACTGCTCGCTAACTCTTTCGTTCCGGCCGTTCGAATACCAAGTCTTTGAATCATTTCCGTGTCTGGTTCTGTAGGTGCAACACCTAGTCTTTGAAACGCTTCTGAAATCACTGCAAGTTCTTCTTCTGTAGGAGTCGCTAATCCTGCAATAAAGACATTTTCAGGTTTTAGCGGGATTTTCACATGTTTTGCAAACTCCTCATCTCCCTCTCCCAAAAGATTCCCGAGAGGTAATGCGTGCCCGTTATCATAGCCGACATAATTGACCAAATCAGAGTGAGCGTCGATCCATATTAAACCTAATTCCCCATCGTACCGCTCGTTTAAATAGGCAAAAGGAGCTTGTTCAACTAAGCAATCACCGCCAAACATGACGATGCGATCTGGCTTATGAGCTTCAATAAGATGATGAGCAGCCTCTAGCTGTTTAAGCAGCTGTTTTCTTCCATTCATTCCATCCTCGTTTTCTAGCGGAGTTCCATCATAAGTTTGAACCGGTACATGGATAAGGGGCTGATCACTGTCCGGAGCTAGCCAAGCAAGCAACTCGGCTCCAAAAGAGTAGTTCGGGTTGTTTCCCCCTTGCCACTGTGGCATTAACAGGCGTATTGTTTTTTTAGTCATTTGTTTCTCTCCTTTACATCAAAGTAAGGTTAGTATAGACTGAGCACAAATAAAAAAATAGTACGCACAATTATGATAGGTACTACCCGAAAGGATAGTGTTAAGTATGAGTATGGCTGAATTTAAAGGTAAAGTTAAAAATGTTCAAGATACACCTTTTGGATATACCATTTCAATTATTGGTGGTAAATGGAAAATGGTTATTATGTACCTTTTGGCAGAAAACCAAACCGTTCGCTTTAATGATCTGAAAAGACAAATAGGAGCAATCACTTACAAAACATTGAGCTCACAGCTCAAAGAATTGGAAGCTGACGGCCTGGTGTCATGCAAAGAGTATCCTCAAGTTCCGCCAAAAGTCGAGTACAGTCTTACAGATAAAGCGGAAACGCTATTACCCATCTTGGAACAGTTATGTGAGTGGGGAGCAAAAAACCAACACCATTAAGCCCAGCAAAAATAAAAAAATGGCGATCCCAGGGAGTTCATCCCTGTACCGCCATTTCCAAAAGAGTCAATTAAGCGGCTTTAGTCCTGAATTTCTTCAGGGTAAGGCCGTTTAATTTAATTTGCCATTTGAATAATTATGACAATGCCAGCCTGGCATTCATGTCTTCCTCCGCCGTTGTAATCAGCTTCAGGCTGAACATGTCGACCAGGATGTCCAGGACCCCATTGGAGATGAACTCCGGTGGTTTCGGTCCAATTCGGATATCTTGAATGCCCGACTGAATAAGCCCAGCAGAATAGCAACGGCCTTTTGCTCAAACCAGGACAGCACGATGCTGACGGGCAGCTCATTGACCGTACACCCGAATGCATCGGCCAACGCCAGTGCAATTTTGACGGTGCATTGCCCCAGATCGATATAACGAGGAATGCCTGTATCGCCAACGGTGAGGTTACGTTTAAGTAAAGAGTAATTATTAGAAATTTAATTTTTAATATTTCTCTGAATTATATCATTATAATGATATAATGTTTCAAGTAACTTATCGTTTTTGATAAAATCGGATTTCCGCAGACATGAAAGAATGCAATGGAGGATTTTCACCCAAATGACCATTCACAAGCTC
Above is a window of Paenibacillus sp. FSL K6-1330 DNA encoding:
- a CDS encoding helix-turn-helix domain-containing protein, translated to MSMAEFKGKVKNVQDTPFGYTISIIGGKWKMVIMYLLAENQTVRFNDLKRQIGAITYKTLSSQLKELEADGLVSCKEYPQVPPKVEYSLTDKAETLLPILEQLCEWGAKNQHH
- a CDS encoding arginase family protein, with product MTKKTIRLLMPQWQGGNNPNYSFGAELLAWLAPDSDQPLIHVPVQTYDGTPLENEDGMNGRKQLLKQLEAAHHLIEAHKPDRIVMFGGDCLVEQAPFAYLNERYDGELGLIWIDAHSDLVNYVGYDNGHALPLGNLLGEGDEEFAKHVKIPLKPENVFIAGLATPTEEELAVISEAFQRLGVAPTEPDTEMIQRLGIRTAGTKELASSTESIKEWIKESGIKHLAIHLDLDVLDPQAFRSLLFANPEEPFNLSPKGTMQMPQLVSLLKELSEATDVVGLGITEHLPWDSINLKKLLGDIPILNN